A genome region from Kogia breviceps isolate mKogBre1 chromosome 13, mKogBre1 haplotype 1, whole genome shotgun sequence includes the following:
- the SLC2A12 gene encoding solute carrier family 2, facilitated glucose transporter member 12 isoform X1 produces MVPVENAEGPSLLKPKGPAAETDGSDRASGGRHPPWARGCGMFTLLSSVTAAVSGFLVGYELGLISGALLQIRTLLALTCHEQEMVVSSLLIGALLASLIGGVLIDRCGRRAAIILSSCLLGLGSLVLIISLSYAALIAGRIAIGVSISLSSIATCVYIAEIAPQHKRGLLVSLNELMIVIGILFAYISNYAFANVSHGWKYMFGLVIPLGVLQAIAMYFLPPSPRFLVMKGHEEAASKVLGKLRAISDTTEELTVIKSSLKDEYQYSFGDLFRSKDNMRTRIMIGLTLVFFVQITGQPNILFYASTVLKSVGFQSNEAASLASTGVGVVKVVSTIPATLLVDHVGSKTLLCVGSSVMAASLVTMGIVNLNIHMNFTNICRNHSPINQSLDESVLYGPGNVSASNDTLRESFKGMASHSRSSLRPMRNDLEKRGETTLASLSNAGLSQTEYQIITDPADVPAFLKWLSLASLLVYVAAFSIGLGPMPWLVLSEIFPGGIRGRAMALTSSMNWGINLLISLTFLTVTDLIGLPCVCFIYTIMSLASLVFVVVFIPETKGCSLEQISMELAKENYVKNNICFMSHHQEELVPKQLQKRKPQEQFLESKKLRGRGQPRQLSPET; encoded by the exons GTTGCGGTATGTTTACTCTCCTGTCATCTGTCACGGCTGCTGTCAGCGGCTTCCTGGTGGGGTATGAGCTTGGGCTCATCTCTGGGGCTCTTCTTCAGATAAGAACCTTGTTAGCCCTGACCTGCCACGAGCAGGAAATGGTTGTGAGCTCCCTCCTCATCGGGGCCCTGCTGGCCTCTCTCATCGGAGGGGTCCTGATTGACAGGTGCGGAAGAAGGGCCGCCATCATCCTGTCATCCTGCCTCCTTGGACTTGGGAGCCTGGTCTTGATCATCAGTTTATCTTATGCGGCTCTCATAGCGGGACGCATTGCTATTGGGGTTTCCATTTCACTCTCTTCCATCGCCACGTGTGTCTACATCGCAGAAATTGCTCCCCAGCACAAGAGAGGCCTCCTTGTGTCGCTGAACGAGCTGATGATTGTCATTGGCATTCTTTTTGCCTACATTTCAAATTACGCGTTTGCCAATGTTTCCCATGGCTGGAAATACATGTTCGGCCTTGTTATTCCCTTGGGAGTTTTGCAGGCGATTGCGATGTACTTTCTTCCTCCAAGTCCTCGATTTCTGGTGATGAAGGGACACGAGGAAGCTGCTAGCAAGGTTCTCGGAAAGCTGAGAGCCATCTCCGATACAACGGAGGAACTCACTGTgataaaatcttccctgaaagATGAATATCAGTACAGTTTTGGAGATCTGTTTCGTTCAAAGGACAACATGAGGACCCGAATCATGATAGGCTTAACATTGGTATTTTTTGTACAAATCACTGGCCAGCCAAACATATTATTCTATGCATCCACTGTTTTGAAGTCCGTTGGCTTCCAAAGCAACGAGGCAGCTAGCCTCGCCTCCACAGGGGTTGGGGTTGTCAAGGTCGTCAGCACCATCCCGGCCACCCTTCTTGTAGACCATGTCGGGAGCAAAACCCTCCTGTGTGTCGGCTCCTCTGTGATGGCAGCTTCATTGGTAACCATGGGCATCGTGAATCTCAACATCCATATGAACTTCACCAATATCTGCAGAAACCATAGTCCTATCAACCAGTCTTTGGATGAGTCTGTGCTTTATGGACCAGGTAACGTGTCAGCCAGCAATGACACTCTTAGAGAATCCTTTAAAGGGATGGCTTCCCACAGCAGAAGCTCACTAAGGCCCATGAGAAATGAcctggagaagagaggagaaacgACCTTGGCATCCTTATCGAATGCTGGACTAAGCCAAACTGAATACCAGATCATCACAGACCCTGCGGACGTCCCAGCTTTTTTGAAATGGCTGTCCTTAGCCAGCTTGCTTGTTTATGTTGCTGCATTTTCAATTGGTCTAGGACCaa TGCCCTGGCTGGTGCTGAGCGAGATTTTTCCTGGTGGAATTCGAGGACGAGCCATGGCTCTAACATCTAGCATGAACTGGGGCATCAATCTCCTCATCTCTCTGACCTTTTTGACTGTGACGG ATCTCATTGGCCTGCCATGTGTGTGCTTTATATATACAATTATGAGTCTGGCATCTCTGGTTTTTGTCGTTGTGTTTATTCCCGAAACAAAGGGATGCTCTTTGGAACAAATATCAATGGAGCTGGCAAAAGA GAACTATGTGaaaaacaatatttgttttatgagTCATCACCAAGAGGAATTAGTGCCAAAACagcttcaaaaaagaaaaccccaagaaCAGTTCTTGGAGTCTAAAAAGCTACGGGGTAGGGGACAGCCAAGGCAGCTTTCTCCAGAGACCTAA
- the SLC2A12 gene encoding solute carrier family 2, facilitated glucose transporter member 12 isoform X3: MVPVENAEGPSLLKPKGPAAETDGSDRASGGRHPPWARGCGMFTLLSSVTAAVSGFLVGYELGLISGALLQIRTLLALTCHEQEMVVSSLLIGALLASLIGGVLIDRCGRRAAIILSSCLLGLGSLVLIISLSYAALIAGRIAIGVSISLSSIATCVYIAEIAPQHKRGLLVSLNELMIVIGILFAYISNYAFANVSHGWKYMFGLVIPLGVLQAIAMYFLPPSPRFLVMKGHEEAASKVLGKLRAISDTTEELTVIKSSLKDEYQYSFGDLFRSKDNMRTRIMIGLTLVFFVQITGQPNILFYASTVLKSVGFQSNEAASLASTGVGVVKVVSTIPATLLVDHVGSKTLLCVGSSVMAASLVTMGIVNLNIHMNFTNICRNHSPINQSLDESVLYGPGNVSASNDTLRESFKGMASHSRSSLRPMRNDLEKRGETTLASLSNAGLSQTEYQIITDPADVPAFLKWLSLASLLVYVAAFSIGLGPSFRSKAEMSPSPSPRHKVIIS; the protein is encoded by the exons GTTGCGGTATGTTTACTCTCCTGTCATCTGTCACGGCTGCTGTCAGCGGCTTCCTGGTGGGGTATGAGCTTGGGCTCATCTCTGGGGCTCTTCTTCAGATAAGAACCTTGTTAGCCCTGACCTGCCACGAGCAGGAAATGGTTGTGAGCTCCCTCCTCATCGGGGCCCTGCTGGCCTCTCTCATCGGAGGGGTCCTGATTGACAGGTGCGGAAGAAGGGCCGCCATCATCCTGTCATCCTGCCTCCTTGGACTTGGGAGCCTGGTCTTGATCATCAGTTTATCTTATGCGGCTCTCATAGCGGGACGCATTGCTATTGGGGTTTCCATTTCACTCTCTTCCATCGCCACGTGTGTCTACATCGCAGAAATTGCTCCCCAGCACAAGAGAGGCCTCCTTGTGTCGCTGAACGAGCTGATGATTGTCATTGGCATTCTTTTTGCCTACATTTCAAATTACGCGTTTGCCAATGTTTCCCATGGCTGGAAATACATGTTCGGCCTTGTTATTCCCTTGGGAGTTTTGCAGGCGATTGCGATGTACTTTCTTCCTCCAAGTCCTCGATTTCTGGTGATGAAGGGACACGAGGAAGCTGCTAGCAAGGTTCTCGGAAAGCTGAGAGCCATCTCCGATACAACGGAGGAACTCACTGTgataaaatcttccctgaaagATGAATATCAGTACAGTTTTGGAGATCTGTTTCGTTCAAAGGACAACATGAGGACCCGAATCATGATAGGCTTAACATTGGTATTTTTTGTACAAATCACTGGCCAGCCAAACATATTATTCTATGCATCCACTGTTTTGAAGTCCGTTGGCTTCCAAAGCAACGAGGCAGCTAGCCTCGCCTCCACAGGGGTTGGGGTTGTCAAGGTCGTCAGCACCATCCCGGCCACCCTTCTTGTAGACCATGTCGGGAGCAAAACCCTCCTGTGTGTCGGCTCCTCTGTGATGGCAGCTTCATTGGTAACCATGGGCATCGTGAATCTCAACATCCATATGAACTTCACCAATATCTGCAGAAACCATAGTCCTATCAACCAGTCTTTGGATGAGTCTGTGCTTTATGGACCAGGTAACGTGTCAGCCAGCAATGACACTCTTAGAGAATCCTTTAAAGGGATGGCTTCCCACAGCAGAAGCTCACTAAGGCCCATGAGAAATGAcctggagaagagaggagaaacgACCTTGGCATCCTTATCGAATGCTGGACTAAGCCAAACTGAATACCAGATCATCACAGACCCTGCGGACGTCCCAGCTTTTTTGAAATGGCTGTCCTTAGCCAGCTTGCTTGTTTATGTTGCTGCATTTTCAATTGGTCTAGGACCaa gcTTCAGAAGTAAAGCAGAGATGAGCCCAAGCCCAAGCCCAAGGCATAAAGTTATTATTTCATGA
- the SLC2A12 gene encoding solute carrier family 2, facilitated glucose transporter member 12 isoform X2 codes for MFTLLSSVTAAVSGFLVGYELGLISGALLQIRTLLALTCHEQEMVVSSLLIGALLASLIGGVLIDRCGRRAAIILSSCLLGLGSLVLIISLSYAALIAGRIAIGVSISLSSIATCVYIAEIAPQHKRGLLVSLNELMIVIGILFAYISNYAFANVSHGWKYMFGLVIPLGVLQAIAMYFLPPSPRFLVMKGHEEAASKVLGKLRAISDTTEELTVIKSSLKDEYQYSFGDLFRSKDNMRTRIMIGLTLVFFVQITGQPNILFYASTVLKSVGFQSNEAASLASTGVGVVKVVSTIPATLLVDHVGSKTLLCVGSSVMAASLVTMGIVNLNIHMNFTNICRNHSPINQSLDESVLYGPGNVSASNDTLRESFKGMASHSRSSLRPMRNDLEKRGETTLASLSNAGLSQTEYQIITDPADVPAFLKWLSLASLLVYVAAFSIGLGPMPWLVLSEIFPGGIRGRAMALTSSMNWGINLLISLTFLTVTDLIGLPCVCFIYTIMSLASLVFVVVFIPETKGCSLEQISMELAKENYVKNNICFMSHHQEELVPKQLQKRKPQEQFLESKKLRGRGQPRQLSPET; via the exons ATGTTTACTCTCCTGTCATCTGTCACGGCTGCTGTCAGCGGCTTCCTGGTGGGGTATGAGCTTGGGCTCATCTCTGGGGCTCTTCTTCAGATAAGAACCTTGTTAGCCCTGACCTGCCACGAGCAGGAAATGGTTGTGAGCTCCCTCCTCATCGGGGCCCTGCTGGCCTCTCTCATCGGAGGGGTCCTGATTGACAGGTGCGGAAGAAGGGCCGCCATCATCCTGTCATCCTGCCTCCTTGGACTTGGGAGCCTGGTCTTGATCATCAGTTTATCTTATGCGGCTCTCATAGCGGGACGCATTGCTATTGGGGTTTCCATTTCACTCTCTTCCATCGCCACGTGTGTCTACATCGCAGAAATTGCTCCCCAGCACAAGAGAGGCCTCCTTGTGTCGCTGAACGAGCTGATGATTGTCATTGGCATTCTTTTTGCCTACATTTCAAATTACGCGTTTGCCAATGTTTCCCATGGCTGGAAATACATGTTCGGCCTTGTTATTCCCTTGGGAGTTTTGCAGGCGATTGCGATGTACTTTCTTCCTCCAAGTCCTCGATTTCTGGTGATGAAGGGACACGAGGAAGCTGCTAGCAAGGTTCTCGGAAAGCTGAGAGCCATCTCCGATACAACGGAGGAACTCACTGTgataaaatcttccctgaaagATGAATATCAGTACAGTTTTGGAGATCTGTTTCGTTCAAAGGACAACATGAGGACCCGAATCATGATAGGCTTAACATTGGTATTTTTTGTACAAATCACTGGCCAGCCAAACATATTATTCTATGCATCCACTGTTTTGAAGTCCGTTGGCTTCCAAAGCAACGAGGCAGCTAGCCTCGCCTCCACAGGGGTTGGGGTTGTCAAGGTCGTCAGCACCATCCCGGCCACCCTTCTTGTAGACCATGTCGGGAGCAAAACCCTCCTGTGTGTCGGCTCCTCTGTGATGGCAGCTTCATTGGTAACCATGGGCATCGTGAATCTCAACATCCATATGAACTTCACCAATATCTGCAGAAACCATAGTCCTATCAACCAGTCTTTGGATGAGTCTGTGCTTTATGGACCAGGTAACGTGTCAGCCAGCAATGACACTCTTAGAGAATCCTTTAAAGGGATGGCTTCCCACAGCAGAAGCTCACTAAGGCCCATGAGAAATGAcctggagaagagaggagaaacgACCTTGGCATCCTTATCGAATGCTGGACTAAGCCAAACTGAATACCAGATCATCACAGACCCTGCGGACGTCCCAGCTTTTTTGAAATGGCTGTCCTTAGCCAGCTTGCTTGTTTATGTTGCTGCATTTTCAATTGGTCTAGGACCaa TGCCCTGGCTGGTGCTGAGCGAGATTTTTCCTGGTGGAATTCGAGGACGAGCCATGGCTCTAACATCTAGCATGAACTGGGGCATCAATCTCCTCATCTCTCTGACCTTTTTGACTGTGACGG ATCTCATTGGCCTGCCATGTGTGTGCTTTATATATACAATTATGAGTCTGGCATCTCTGGTTTTTGTCGTTGTGTTTATTCCCGAAACAAAGGGATGCTCTTTGGAACAAATATCAATGGAGCTGGCAAAAGA GAACTATGTGaaaaacaatatttgttttatgagTCATCACCAAGAGGAATTAGTGCCAAAACagcttcaaaaaagaaaaccccaagaaCAGTTCTTGGAGTCTAAAAAGCTACGGGGTAGGGGACAGCCAAGGCAGCTTTCTCCAGAGACCTAA